The DNA window CGGATGCCGAACCGATCGAGGACGATGTCGATCCAGTCGTGGGGCGATGAGGAGACGACCGCAAGTGCCACGCCGCGCTCCCGGAGCTCTTCGGCAAGCCCCTCGAAGCCCTCCAGCAGGCCGACGCGCTCGCCGTATAGCTCCTCGGCTGCCTCCTCGTAGTGGGCTTCGAACGTCTCGCGGTCCACCCGCAACTGATCGCCGTAGTGGGCTTCGAGGTAGTCGTAGATCTCCCGGTAGTTCATGCCCGTGATCTCCTCGTCCTCGACAACTCCCTCGCCGACTGCTTCGGGCAGGACCCGCTCCTCTTCGAGTTCGACCCAGTACTCCTCGGAGTCGACCAGTACGCCGTCCATGTCCCACAGCACTGCCTGCATATCCAACTGGTACACCGTCCCGCCGGATATACCCGCCGCCGCGGTACTGGGGGATGGTCCACAGGTTCAAGTACGAACCCGCGGCCAGAGCGGTCCATGTCCGAGACGGCCGATCCAGTTCTACCGGAAACCGACCACTCGATCCGCGTCTTCGCGGGCGAGTGTACCGCCATCTACGACAGCGACGGCCGCGAGGAGCATCGCGGCCATGTCACCGTGGTCGTCAAGCCCGACAATACCGTGCTGGTCCACGACGCCGATGGCTACCAGCCCGTGGCGTGGCTCACCCGCGCCGATTCGGTGACCTGTGCCCGCGACCGTGGGTTC is part of the Natranaeroarchaeum aerophilus genome and encodes:
- a CDS encoding HAD family hydrolase, giving the protein MQAVLWDMDGVLVDSEEYWVELEEERVLPEAVGEGVVEDEEITGMNYREIYDYLEAHYGDQLRVDRETFEAHYEEAAEELYGERVGLLEGFEGLAEELRERGVALAVVSSSPHDWIDIVLDRFGIREYFDAVVSGNAIDGRSKPEPLVYETGAAELDVDPADCVAVEDSENGVEAANRAGMTSIAYRTEINPGMDFSDADIVAEGPGELRETVLDVVAGDR